A genomic region of Alnus glutinosa chromosome 11, dhAlnGlut1.1, whole genome shotgun sequence contains the following coding sequences:
- the LOC133882161 gene encoding lysM domain-containing GPI-anchored protein 2, with protein sequence MGYAKVLLGVLLVSALAATSTAQQPARFKCSKENATCTALIDYTSPNKTTLSAIQKLFQVKKFRNLLGANNFSSSTSDKQVVNATQTIRIPFTCVCSNGIGLSNRSPVYTVVKDDGLSHIAVDVFSGLVTYQQIADVNGIPDVNKIDVGQKLWIPLPCSCDDVDAITVVHYGLLVKSGSSVEGIAESYGTTSATLLSLNQMVNASDLKAGQVLDVPLKACTSNISSTSLDYPLLVAKDTYFYTAKNCIKCTCGSANNYTSLDCEPSGLKPLSNWTTCPAMQCEGAGNQYMIGNVTSSSNCNQTTCAYTGYDNSTIFASLITESTCPASASPTNGIQGLRWNFIFISIQLIFVCLHLSH encoded by the exons atgggttaTGCTAAGGTGCTTCTGGGTGTGCTCCTAGTCTCTGCTCTGGCCGCCACATCAACAGCTCAGCAACCGGCACGATTTAAATGCAGCAAAGAGAACGCCACGTGCACCGCCCTGATCGACTACACGTCCCCCAACAAGACGACCCTCTCCGCCATCCAAAAGCTCTTCCAAGTCAAGAAGTTCCGCAACCTCCTCGGCGCCAACAACTTCTCAAGCTCCACCTCAGACAAGCAGGTCGTCAACGCGACGCAGACGATCCGAATCCCCTTCACCTGCGTCTGCTCCAACGGCATAGGTCTCTCCAACCGTAGCCCCGTCTACACCGTCGTGAAAGATGATGGGTTGTCCCACATCGCCGTCGACGTGTTTTCTGGACTG GTAACGTACCAGCAAATCGCGGACGTTAATGGGATTCCTGATGTGAACAAGATTGACGTGGGGCAGAAGCTGTGGATCCCACTTCCGTGCAGCTGTGATGACGTGGATGCGATCACGGTCGTCCATTATGGGCTCCTGGTGAAATCCGGGAGCTCGGTGGAGGGGATAGCGGAGTCGTATGGGACCACGTCAGCTACTCTGCTGAGCCTCAATCAGATGGTTAATGCTAGTGATCTGAAGGCCGGTCAAGTTCTTGATGTCCCCCTCAAAG CTTGTACATCTAATATAAGCAGCACCTCCTTGGACTACCCTTTACTTGTTGCCAAAGACACTTATTTCTACACTGCTAAAAATTGTATCAAGTGTACATGTGGCTCGGCGAACAACTATACGTC ACTAGACTGTGAGCCTTCTGGACTAAAACCATTATCCAACTGGACAACATGCCCTGCCATGCAATGTGAAGGTGCAGGCAATCAATACATGATTGGCAACGTAACATCTTCTTCAAATTGTAACCAAACAACCTGTGCGTATACTGGTTACGACAACAGCACCATTTTTGCGAGCCTCATCACGGAGTCCACTTGTCCAG CTTCTGCGTCTCCGACGAATGGTATTCAAGGTTTAAGATGGAACTTCATTTTCATCTCTATTCAACTGATCTTCGTTTGTCTTCATCTTTCCCATTaa
- the LOC133882695 gene encoding protein DETOXIFICATION 45, chloroplastic isoform X2 — protein MSATRLSKGVITKPTRPLSSSRCGNVRNSSVPIDRKGIGNADIVGKCHLSSRRRTLLSPLLTRRRKPRFNVCSSQLSSDCDVGASDVEERLAVGEEEVLCSSGEDTTPELTGTPVRQSQSQDVKRELLMLSLPAIAGQALEPLAQLMETAYIGRLGPVELGSAGVSTNIFNYVSKLFNIPLLSVATSFVAEDISKNAREDSTSEGGCLKGSTNGKPFSGVPERKQLASVSTALLLAVGIGIIEALALYLGSGKFLDLMGISSASPMRIPAQRFLSLRALGAPAVVVSLALQGVFRGFKDTKTPVFCLGIGNLLAVFLFPTLMYYFQLGATGAAISTVVSQYIVTSLLIWQLNKRAILLPPKMGSLQFGGYLKSGGFLLGRTLAVLTTMTLGTSMAARQGPVAMAAHQICIQVWLAVSLLTDALAASGQALIASSLSKGDYGAVKDITHLVLKIGLVTGISLSAILGVSFGSLATVFTKDAEVLEIVRTGVLFVSASQPLNALAYIFDGLHYGISDFPYAAWSMMTVGAICSVFLLYAPSIIGLPGVWLGLTLFMGLRTMAGFARLLSKRGPWWFLHRDFQRIESG, from the exons ATGTCAGCCACCCGATTGAGTAAGGGTGTTATTACGAAACCAACGAGGCCATTATCTTCATCGCGATGTGGCAATGTTCGTAATTCCTCTGTGCCAATTGATAGGAAGGGGATAGGCAATGCAGACATAGTGGGGAAATGCCATTTGTCTTCAAGGCGTAGAACACTATTGTCACCGCTGTTGACCCGTCGGAGAAAACCCAGGTTTAATGTGTGCAGTAGCCAGTTGAGTTCAGATTGTGATGTGGGTGCCTCTGATGTGGAAGAAAGATTGGCTGTAGGGGAAGAAGAGGTCTTGTGCAGTTCAGGGGAGGACACTACTCC TGAATTGACAGGAACTCCTGTCCGTCAATCACAGTCTCAAGATGTCAAGCGTGAACTTTTAATGCTTTCTTTGCCTGCCATTGCTGGACAGGCTCTTGAACCCTTAGCACAGCTGATGGAGACTGCTTATATCGGTAGATTAG GTCCTGTGGAGTTGGGTTCAGCTGGTGTttccacaaatatttttaactaCGTATCAAAGCTATTTAATATTCCTCTCCTTAGTGTTGCTACTTCTTTTGTTGCTGAAGACATTTCAAAAAATGCACGCGAAGATTCCACTTCAG AAGGGGGTTGTCTAAAAGGCAGTACTAATGGTAAACCATTTAGTGGAGTACCTGAAAGAAAGCAACTAGCTTCAGTGTCTACAGCTTTACTTTTAGCAGTTGGGATTGGTATTATTGAGGCTTTAGCCTTGTATTTGGGATCTGGAAAGTTTCTAGATTTGATGGGTATATCATCA GCTTCGCCCATGCGCATTCCAGCACAACGATTTCTTTCACTTAGAGCACTTGGTGCTCCTGCAGTTGTGGTGTCTTTGGCTCTTCAGGGTGTTTTCCGTGGTTTTAAGGATACAAAAACTCCCGTTTTTTGTCTAG GCATTGGTAATCTATTAGCTGTATTTTTGTTTCCCACTCTTAtgtattattttcaattgggtGCAACTGGAGCAGCCATATCCACTGTTGTGTCTCA ATACATTGTTACCTCCTTACTGATCTGGCAATTAAACAAGAGAGCTATATTATTGCCTCCAAAGATGGGATCACTTCAGTTTGGTGGATATTTAAAATCGG GTGGCTTTCTTCTTGGAAGAACTCTTGCTGTCCTTACAACCATGACATTGGGGACATCGATGGCTGCTCGTCAAGGTCCGGTAGCTATGGCTGCACATCAGATATGTATTCAAGTATGGTTAGCCGTATCCCTCCTTACAGATGCACTTGCTGCATCTGGTCAG GCCCTGATTGCGAGTTCTTTATCTAAAGGTGACTACGGGGCTGTAAAGGACATTACACACCTTGTATTAAAG ATAGGATTGGTCACTGGAATTTCCTTGTCTGCAATTCTGGGTGTATCTTTTGGTTCTTTGGCTACCGTGTTCACCAAGGATGCTGAAGTTTTAGAAATTGTTAGAACTGGGGTATTG TTTGTTAGTGCTAGTCAACCTTTAAATGCACTGGCGTATATTTTTGATGGTCTCCATTATGGTATTTCAGACTTCCCATATGCAGCTTGGTCGATG ATGACAGTGGGGGCAATATGTTCAGTATTTTTGCTCTATGCTCCTTCAATTATTGGTCTTCCTGGGGTTTGGTTGGGGTTGACACTCTTTATGGGCCTACGAACAATGGCAGGATTTGCGAG ATTACTATCAAAAAGGGGTCCATGGTGGTTCCTGCACAGGGACTTCCAGAGAATCGAG AGTGGGTGA
- the LOC133882599 gene encoding probable flavin-containing monooxygenase 1 has translation MERQVAIIGAGISGLLACKYTLSKGFHPIIFEAKNTIGGAWTKTIETTKLQTPKAAYQFSDFPWPSSVEEGFPNQHQVFDYIQSYARHFDLLKHIKFDTKVVSIEYEGPPEEQMQSWSMWGGAGEPLVSSKGKWKVVAEDSPTLSTEVYLVDFVILCIGRFSDVPNVPEFPPNQGPEVFHGKVIHSMDYAAMDYQSAAEFVKGKQVTVVGLQKSALDISTECSIANGTKHPCTVLYKTEHWNVPDHLPWGVPLANFYLNRFSELLVHKPGEGFLLSLVATTLSPLRWAFSKFVESYIKKKLRLAKFGMVPKHSFLQEISSCLISTVPEKFYDNVEEGSIVLKKATSFSFCKEGVLVNGEVQPLKTDLVILATGFRGDKKLKDIFVSTTFQDYIAGSPNAAVPLYRECIHPRIPQLAVIGFSESVSNLYTSEMRCRWLAELLDGTFKLPSIKEMEKDVGSWDKYMKTYSGEYYRRSCIGALHIWYNDQLCKDMGWNPKRKKGFFAELFEPYGPLDYAAPS, from the exons ATGGAGAGGCAGGTGGCGATTATCGGAGCCGGCATCAGTGGCCTCCTGGCTTGCAAGTACACCTTGTCAAAGGGTTTCCATCCGATCATTTTTGAAGCCAAAAACACCATCGGAGGAGCATGGACTAAAACCATAGAGACCACTAAGCTGCAAACTCCAAAAGCAGCATATCAGTTCTCAGATTTTCCATGGCCTTCTTCAGTGGAGGAAGGGTTCCCCAACCAACATCAAGTTTTTGACTATATTCAGTCTTATGCTCGCCATTTTGATCTGCTTAAGCATATCAAATTCGACACCAAAGTTGTGAGCATCGAGTATGAAGGCCCGCCGGAGGAACAGATGCAATCTTGGAGCATGTGGGGTGGCGCCGGTGAGCCATTGGTCAGCTCTAAAGGGAAATGGAAGGTTGTAGCAGAGGATTCCCCTACTCTTTCCACTGAG GTGTACCTAGTGGACTTCGTGATCCTCTGCATCGGGAGATTCAGTGACGTTCCAAACGTTCCAGAATTCCCTCCAAACCAAGGCCCAGAAGTATTCCATGGCAAGGTGATACACTCCATGGACTACGCTGCCATGGATTATCAAAGTGCTGCCGAATTCGTCAAAGGGAAGCAAGTCACTGTTGTGGGGTTACAAAAATCTGCCTTGGACATTTCTACCGAATGCTCAATAGCTAATG GCACTAAACATCCATGTACTGTATTATACAAGACAGAACATTGGAATGTCCCTGATCACCTTCCATGGGGCGTGCCTCTGGCTAATTTTTACCTTAATCGCTTCTCAGAGCTGTTGGTTCATAAACCTGGTGAAGGCTTCCTATTAAGTCTAGTGGCAACAACTCTTTCTCCTTtg AGATGGGCATTCTCTAAATTCGTTGAAAGCTATATAAAGAAGAAACTTCGGCTGGCAAAGTTTGGAATGGTACCAAAACACAGCTTCCTTCAAGAAATCAGTTCCTGTTTGATCTCCACAGTGCCAGAAAAATTCTATGACAACGTTGAAGAGGGAAGCATCGTTTTGAAAAAAGCTACGAGCTTCAGCTTCTGCAAAGAAGGTGTTTTGGTTAATGGCGAGGTGCAACCTCTGAAGACTGATTTGGTCATCTTGGCTACTGGGTTCAGGGGTGATAAAAAGCTCAAAGATATTTTTGTGTCCACCACCTTTCAGGACTATATAGCCGGATCCCCCAATGCAGCAGTTCCCCTCTAcag GGAATGCATTcatccaagaattccacagcTAGCAGTGATTGGATTCTCGGAAAGTGTTTCAAACTTGTACACGTCGGAGATGAGATGCCGGTGGCTAGCAGAGCTTCTCGACGGCACATTCAAGCTGCCGAGCATTAAAGAGATGGAAAAAGATGTGGGTAGTTGGGATAAATACATGAAGACATACTCTGGGGAATACTACAGGAGATCCTGCATTGGTGCTCTTCATATATGGTACAATGATCAACTCTGCAAAGACATGGGATGGAACcccaaaagaaagaagggaTTCTTCGCTGAATTATTTGAGCCTTATGGTCCATTGGACTACGCCGCACCCTCTTAA
- the LOC133882695 gene encoding protein DETOXIFICATION 45, chloroplastic isoform X1: protein MSATRLSKGVITKPTRPLSSSRCGNVRNSSVPIDRKGIGNADIVGKCHLSSRRRTLLSPLLTRRRKPRFNVCSSQLSSDCDVGASDVEERLAVGEEEVLCSSGEDTTPELTGTPVRQSQSQDVKRELLMLSLPAIAGQALEPLAQLMETAYIGRLGPVELGSAGVSTNIFNYVSKLFNIPLLSVATSFVAEDISKNAREDSTSEGGCLKGSTNGKPFSGVPERKQLASVSTALLLAVGIGIIEALALYLGSGKFLDLMGISSASPMRIPAQRFLSLRALGAPAVVVSLALQGVFRGFKDTKTPVFCLGIGNLLAVFLFPTLMYYFQLGATGAAISTVVSQYIVTSLLIWQLNKRAILLPPKMGSLQFGGYLKSGGFLLGRTLAVLTTMTLGTSMAARQGPVAMAAHQICIQVWLAVSLLTDALAASGQALIASSLSKGDYGAVKDITHLVLKIGLVTGISLSAILGVSFGSLATVFTKDAEVLEIVRTGVLFVSASQPLNALAYIFDGLHYGISDFPYAAWSMMTVGAICSVFLLYAPSIIGLPGVWLGLTLFMGLRTMAGFARLLSKRGPWWFLHRDFQRIEVGRYS, encoded by the exons ATGTCAGCCACCCGATTGAGTAAGGGTGTTATTACGAAACCAACGAGGCCATTATCTTCATCGCGATGTGGCAATGTTCGTAATTCCTCTGTGCCAATTGATAGGAAGGGGATAGGCAATGCAGACATAGTGGGGAAATGCCATTTGTCTTCAAGGCGTAGAACACTATTGTCACCGCTGTTGACCCGTCGGAGAAAACCCAGGTTTAATGTGTGCAGTAGCCAGTTGAGTTCAGATTGTGATGTGGGTGCCTCTGATGTGGAAGAAAGATTGGCTGTAGGGGAAGAAGAGGTCTTGTGCAGTTCAGGGGAGGACACTACTCC TGAATTGACAGGAACTCCTGTCCGTCAATCACAGTCTCAAGATGTCAAGCGTGAACTTTTAATGCTTTCTTTGCCTGCCATTGCTGGACAGGCTCTTGAACCCTTAGCACAGCTGATGGAGACTGCTTATATCGGTAGATTAG GTCCTGTGGAGTTGGGTTCAGCTGGTGTttccacaaatatttttaactaCGTATCAAAGCTATTTAATATTCCTCTCCTTAGTGTTGCTACTTCTTTTGTTGCTGAAGACATTTCAAAAAATGCACGCGAAGATTCCACTTCAG AAGGGGGTTGTCTAAAAGGCAGTACTAATGGTAAACCATTTAGTGGAGTACCTGAAAGAAAGCAACTAGCTTCAGTGTCTACAGCTTTACTTTTAGCAGTTGGGATTGGTATTATTGAGGCTTTAGCCTTGTATTTGGGATCTGGAAAGTTTCTAGATTTGATGGGTATATCATCA GCTTCGCCCATGCGCATTCCAGCACAACGATTTCTTTCACTTAGAGCACTTGGTGCTCCTGCAGTTGTGGTGTCTTTGGCTCTTCAGGGTGTTTTCCGTGGTTTTAAGGATACAAAAACTCCCGTTTTTTGTCTAG GCATTGGTAATCTATTAGCTGTATTTTTGTTTCCCACTCTTAtgtattattttcaattgggtGCAACTGGAGCAGCCATATCCACTGTTGTGTCTCA ATACATTGTTACCTCCTTACTGATCTGGCAATTAAACAAGAGAGCTATATTATTGCCTCCAAAGATGGGATCACTTCAGTTTGGTGGATATTTAAAATCGG GTGGCTTTCTTCTTGGAAGAACTCTTGCTGTCCTTACAACCATGACATTGGGGACATCGATGGCTGCTCGTCAAGGTCCGGTAGCTATGGCTGCACATCAGATATGTATTCAAGTATGGTTAGCCGTATCCCTCCTTACAGATGCACTTGCTGCATCTGGTCAG GCCCTGATTGCGAGTTCTTTATCTAAAGGTGACTACGGGGCTGTAAAGGACATTACACACCTTGTATTAAAG ATAGGATTGGTCACTGGAATTTCCTTGTCTGCAATTCTGGGTGTATCTTTTGGTTCTTTGGCTACCGTGTTCACCAAGGATGCTGAAGTTTTAGAAATTGTTAGAACTGGGGTATTG TTTGTTAGTGCTAGTCAACCTTTAAATGCACTGGCGTATATTTTTGATGGTCTCCATTATGGTATTTCAGACTTCCCATATGCAGCTTGGTCGATG ATGACAGTGGGGGCAATATGTTCAGTATTTTTGCTCTATGCTCCTTCAATTATTGGTCTTCCTGGGGTTTGGTTGGGGTTGACACTCTTTATGGGCCTACGAACAATGGCAGGATTTGCGAG ATTACTATCAAAAAGGGGTCCATGGTGGTTCCTGCACAGGGACTTCCAGAGAATCGAGGTTGGTCGATATTCGTAA